One stretch of Streptomyces sp. R21 DNA includes these proteins:
- a CDS encoding phage tail protein has product MATGDALSTHVFGVQLGGYLVESIQEISGLTVEEEVVEVKQVSAEGKQIIRKQPGARQAGEITITRGLDQSSEFTKWIKETLNNGAVNTARQNLTIEIKDTEGNTVRRIQLMQGWASKWEGPSLKAGESAPATESVTITFEEIVVE; this is encoded by the coding sequence ATGGCAACGGGCGATGCTCTATCCACCCACGTCTTCGGCGTGCAACTCGGTGGTTACCTGGTCGAGTCGATCCAGGAGATCAGCGGGCTGACCGTCGAGGAGGAGGTCGTCGAGGTCAAGCAGGTCAGCGCCGAGGGCAAGCAGATCATCCGCAAGCAGCCCGGCGCCCGGCAGGCCGGTGAGATCACGATCACCCGGGGCCTGGACCAGAGCAGCGAGTTCACCAAGTGGATCAAGGAGACCCTGAACAACGGGGCCGTCAACACCGCGCGGCAGAACCTCACCATCGAGATCAAGGACACCGAGGGCAACACGGTCCGCCGCATCCAGCTGATGCAGGGCTGGGCCTCCAAGTGGGAGGGCCCCTCCCTGAAGGCGGGCGAGTCCGCCCCGGCCACCGAGTCCGTCACGATCACGTTCGAGGAGATCGTCGTCGAATGA
- a CDS encoding VgrG-related protein, translated as MTTPGARGGRLFAADPVVEAPGELPPNWAAQMVSCVVDENVGLPDAAVLTFRDPDHEFLQKTGITIGTPLKVSVVTVSGQARERLFNGEVTAMELDRDSTGSFTVVRAYSKAHRLQRGRKVVAYRNMTASAIVRKVAAGAGLTCGTVQAAPVTYKQLSQANVSDWDFLQFLAGESGALVRVDDKGVLQFTKPEKASGAPAPSTSATRNPMVLEYGENLLAIRASLSAADGASQVEVRGWDVTTKKPLVARKPSVNSDTVVPGLSPALAAARFGKSAKLTVTDTPYRTQAETTAVADAVAGQVSAGFGELEVLAEGNPRLRAGKPVALGNVGQAFSGKYTATAVQHVLEPHGGYRTTVWVGASPDRSLTGLATGAGAPGRDPRMPGLAIGVVTDVREPGGAQSGGVRLKFPWLDDTYVTDWVRTVQWGGKGGGGVVSPEVNDEVLVGFEQGLLDSPYVIGGLYNGVDKPSPHDIPLIDKTTGKVNRRSFVSRSGHRVELLDARAPGRSGVRLMSADERLEVFLDSRRDRIELTVYAAKGGTKPLSSVLLDKKGITLDARQGNVSVSGRNVDINGRVGVKIGGRTVSVNGTSNVTVDGGLLGILKAKLIRIN; from the coding sequence GTGACCACACCCGGGGCACGGGGCGGCCGGTTGTTCGCGGCCGACCCCGTCGTGGAGGCGCCCGGCGAACTTCCGCCGAACTGGGCCGCCCAGATGGTGAGCTGCGTGGTGGACGAGAACGTGGGCCTGCCCGACGCGGCGGTGCTCACCTTCCGCGACCCCGACCACGAGTTCCTGCAGAAGACCGGCATCACCATCGGCACCCCGCTCAAGGTGTCGGTGGTCACCGTGTCCGGGCAGGCGCGCGAGCGGCTGTTCAACGGCGAGGTGACGGCCATGGAGCTGGACCGGGACAGCACGGGTTCGTTCACCGTGGTGCGCGCCTACTCCAAGGCGCACCGTCTCCAGCGGGGGCGGAAGGTGGTGGCGTACCGGAACATGACGGCGTCGGCGATCGTCCGCAAGGTCGCCGCCGGGGCCGGGCTGACCTGCGGGACCGTGCAGGCCGCGCCGGTCACCTACAAGCAGCTCTCGCAGGCGAACGTGTCCGACTGGGACTTCCTGCAGTTCCTGGCGGGCGAGAGCGGCGCGCTGGTGCGCGTCGACGACAAGGGCGTGCTCCAGTTCACCAAGCCCGAGAAGGCGTCCGGCGCGCCCGCCCCTTCGACCTCGGCCACGCGGAACCCGATGGTGCTGGAGTACGGGGAGAACCTGCTGGCGATACGGGCCTCCCTGTCGGCCGCGGACGGGGCCTCGCAGGTGGAGGTGCGCGGCTGGGACGTCACCACCAAGAAGCCGCTGGTGGCCCGCAAGCCGTCGGTGAACAGCGACACGGTGGTGCCGGGCCTGAGCCCGGCGCTCGCCGCCGCCCGGTTCGGCAAGTCGGCGAAGCTGACCGTCACGGACACCCCGTACCGCACCCAGGCCGAGACGACCGCGGTCGCCGACGCCGTGGCCGGTCAAGTAAGCGCCGGGTTCGGCGAGTTGGAGGTGCTGGCCGAGGGCAACCCGCGGCTGCGGGCGGGCAAGCCCGTGGCGCTCGGCAACGTCGGGCAGGCGTTCTCCGGCAAGTACACGGCGACGGCGGTGCAGCACGTCCTGGAGCCGCACGGCGGGTACCGGACGACGGTGTGGGTCGGTGCCAGCCCGGACCGCTCTCTGACGGGCCTGGCGACCGGGGCGGGCGCGCCCGGCCGCGACCCGCGCATGCCGGGGCTGGCGATCGGCGTGGTGACGGACGTACGCGAGCCGGGCGGCGCCCAGAGCGGTGGGGTGCGGCTGAAGTTTCCCTGGCTGGACGACACGTACGTCACCGACTGGGTGCGCACCGTGCAGTGGGGCGGCAAGGGCGGCGGGGGAGTGGTGAGTCCGGAGGTCAACGACGAGGTCCTGGTGGGCTTCGAACAGGGCCTGCTGGACAGCCCGTACGTCATCGGAGGGCTCTACAACGGCGTGGACAAGCCGTCGCCGCACGACATCCCGCTGATCGACAAGACCACCGGGAAGGTCAACCGCCGTTCCTTCGTGTCGCGTTCGGGACACCGGGTCGAGCTGCTCGACGCGCGGGCTCCGGGCCGGTCCGGCGTCCGGCTCATGTCCGCCGACGAGCGCCTCGAAGTGTTCCTCGACAGCCGGCGGGACCGTATCGAGCTGACGGTGTACGCCGCGAAGGGCGGGACGAAACCCCTCTCCTCCGTCCTCCTCGACAAGAAGGGCATCACCCTGGACGCACGACAGGGCAACGTGAGCGTGTCGGGCCGGAATGTGGACATCAACGGCAGGGTCGGGGTGAAGATCGGCGGCCGCACCGTGAGCGTCAACGGCACGTCGAACGTCACCGTCGACGGCGGTCTGCTCGGCATCCTCAAGGCCAAGCTCATCCGAATCAACTGA
- a CDS encoding DUF6760 family protein, whose protein sequence is MTYALPRLREEIAYIAYHFHWQREEILDLTHGERREWVAEIARINTRVNEGG, encoded by the coding sequence GTGACGTACGCCCTTCCCCGGCTCCGGGAGGAGATCGCGTACATCGCCTACCACTTCCACTGGCAGCGCGAGGAGATCCTCGACCTCACCCATGGCGAACGCCGGGAATGGGTCGCCGAGATCGCCCGTATCAACACCCGCGTGAACGAAGGCGGTTGA
- a CDS encoding phage tail protein gives MTDNIFATSVFFRLAIGGNDLGAFHTCSGMGAEVEMESYAEGGNNGFTWQLPGRVTWSNITLTRPVTADTAKIARWLDQTLKRVEPKDGEIVALKPDLTRIISWQVSGIVPVRWQGPSFDPANSQAAVETLEIAHQGLRPS, from the coding sequence ATGACCGACAACATCTTCGCCACGAGCGTGTTCTTCCGGCTCGCCATCGGCGGCAACGACCTGGGCGCCTTCCACACCTGCTCGGGTATGGGCGCCGAGGTCGAGATGGAGAGCTACGCCGAGGGCGGCAACAACGGCTTCACCTGGCAACTGCCCGGCCGCGTCACCTGGTCGAACATCACCCTCACCCGGCCGGTCACCGCCGACACGGCGAAGATCGCCCGCTGGCTCGACCAGACGCTGAAGCGGGTGGAGCCCAAGGACGGCGAGATCGTGGCGCTGAAACCGGACCTGACCCGGATCATCAGCTGGCAGGTGTCCGGGATCGTTCCGGTGCGCTGGCAGGGGCCCTCCTTCGACCCGGCCAACTCGCAGGCGGCGGTGGAGACCCTGGAGATCGCCCACCAGGGACTGCGCCCGTCCTGA
- a CDS encoding LysM peptidoglycan-binding domain-containing protein: MSPALRSSRTRAQLTLKEPPASVGAKPGATITQLNLQFNPSTLQLSKTTEWRRTPSRMAGQSALPEFVGSGPRTLSLEVFLDATATHSDSVERAVEKLMKGCVPTKASLARKKPASPWVRFEWGSARTTSFDGVLSSLSVSYTLFDVDGKPLRATCALSIEEASVDPPGQNPTSGARTAHSTHIVVAGDSLALLAWREYGDATAWRAIAEANGIDDPMALVPGTELVVPGLRDAGAEEER; the protein is encoded by the coding sequence ATGTCCCCAGCGCTCCGCTCCAGTCGGACCAGGGCCCAGCTGACCCTGAAGGAGCCTCCGGCCTCGGTCGGGGCGAAGCCCGGCGCGACGATCACGCAGCTCAACCTCCAGTTCAACCCCTCCACGCTGCAGTTGAGCAAGACCACCGAGTGGCGGCGCACCCCGTCCCGGATGGCGGGGCAGTCGGCGCTGCCCGAGTTCGTCGGCAGCGGCCCGCGCACGCTGAGCCTCGAGGTGTTCCTGGATGCCACCGCCACCCACAGCGACTCCGTGGAGCGGGCGGTGGAGAAGCTGATGAAGGGGTGCGTGCCGACCAAGGCCAGCCTGGCCCGCAAGAAGCCGGCCAGCCCGTGGGTGCGGTTCGAGTGGGGCAGCGCGCGGACGACCTCGTTCGACGGGGTGCTCTCCAGCCTGTCGGTGTCGTACACGCTGTTCGACGTGGACGGCAAGCCGCTGCGGGCCACCTGCGCGCTGTCCATCGAGGAAGCGAGCGTCGACCCGCCGGGCCAGAACCCGACGTCCGGCGCGCGCACCGCCCACAGCACGCACATCGTCGTGGCGGGCGACAGCCTGGCCCTGCTGGCCTGGCGGGAGTACGGCGACGCGACGGCCTGGCGGGCCATCGCGGAGGCGAACGGCATAGACGACCCCATGGCGCTCGTACCCGGCACCGAACTGGTGGTGCCGGGGCTGCGTGACGCGGGTGCTGAGGAGGAGCGGTGA